One genomic segment of Primulina tabacum isolate GXHZ01 chromosome 9, ASM2559414v2, whole genome shotgun sequence includes these proteins:
- the LOC142556102 gene encoding 4-coumarate:CoA ligase 1-like, translating into METITKQEEIIFRSKLPDIYIPKHLPLHSYCFENISKFSSRPCLIDGSTDVVYTYEDVELTSRKVGSGLSKLGINQGDTIMLLLPNSPHFVFAFLGASYIGAVSTMANPFFTPAEVLKQVKASNAKLIITQGCYVDKVRDYALDSGIKVMCIDSTPTEGCHQFSELTSADERDIPAVKIHPDDVVALPYSSGTTGLPKGVMLTHKGLVTSVAQQVDGENPNLYIHSEDVMLCVMPLFHIYSLNSVLLCGLRVGAAILIMKKFDIVPFLELMQKYKVTIGPFVPPIVLAIAKSPVVDKYDLSSVRTVMSGAAPLGRELEDAVRIKFPSAKLGQGYGMTEAGPVLAMCLAFAKEAFEIKSGACGTVVRNAEMKIVDTETGVSLGRNHAGEICVRGDQIMKGYLNDPESTEKTIDIDGWLHTGDIGFIDADDELFIVDRLKEIIKYKGFQVAPAELEAILLNHPCISDAAVVPMKDEAAGEVPVAFVVRSNGWVISEDEIKQFISKQVIYYKRINRVFFIDAIPKSPSGKILRKDLRARLAAGV; encoded by the exons ATGGAGACCATTACAAAGCAAGAAGAAATCATATTCCGATCAAAGCTCCCCGATATCTACATCCCAAAGCATCTCCCGTTGCACTCCTACTGCTTCGAGAACATTTCCAAATTTAGTTCGCGACCGTGTCTTATAGATGGCTCCACAGACGTGGTTTACACCTACGAGGACGTTGAGCTTACGTCCCGAAAAGTCGGGAGCGGCCTCAGCAAGCTTGGAATCAATCAAGGGGATACCATTATGCTCTTGCTCCCGAATTCACCCCATTTTGTGTTCGCGTTTTTAGGTGCTTCATATATTGGGGCCGTTTCCACTATGGCGAATCCCTTTTTCACTCCTGCCGAGGTTTTAAAGCAAGTCAAGGCCTCGAATGCCAAGCTTATCATTACACAAGGGTGTTATGTGGATAAAGTCCGAGACTACGCTTTGGATAGTGGTATCAAGGTGATGTGCATTGACTCGACGCCCACGGAGGGGTGTCACCAGTTCTCGGAGCTCACTTCCGCCGATGAAAGGGACATACCGGCAGTGAAGATACACCCCGACGACGTGGTGGCGCTGCCGTACTCCTCCGGGACGACCGGGCTCCCCAAGGGCGTGATGCTCACACATAAAGGTCTGGTCACCAGCGTGGCCCAGCAAGTTGACGGGGAGAACCCGAATTTGTACATACACAGCGAAGATGTCATGCTCTGCGTGATGCCTTTGTTTCACATTTACTCTTTGAACTCCGTTTTGCTCTGCGGGTTGAGAGTCGGGGCCGCCATTTTGATCATGAAGAAGTTTGACATCGTCCCCTTTTTGGAGCTGATGCAGAAGTATAAAGTGACTATTGGGCCCTTCGTACCACCGATTGTTTTGGCGATTGCGAAGAGCCCGGTGGTGGATAAATACGATCTTTCGTCCGTGCGGACTGTGATGTCTGGCGCGGCGCCTCTGGGGAGGGAGTTGGAGGATGCTGTGAGGATCAAGTTTCCAAGCGCGAAACTTGGGCAG GGTTATGGAATGACGGAAGCTGGGCCGGTGCTGGCGATGTGCTTAGCATTTGCAAAAGAAGCGTTCGAGATAAAATCGGGCGCGTGCGGGACGGTGGTCAGAAATGCCGAGATGAAAATAGTGGACACGGAGACCGGAGTTTCTCTAGGACGCAACCACGCTGGTGAAATCTGCGTCAGAGGCGATCAAATCATGAAAG GGTATTTGAATGATCCGGAATCTACCGAGAAGACAATAGATATAGATGGATGGCTACACACAGGCGATATCGGGTTCATCGATGCGGACGACGAGTTATTCATCGTCGATCGGTTGAAAGAAATAATTAAGTACAAAGGATTTCAGGTGGCACCAGCCGAACTCGAAGCGATACTCCTCAACCATCCTTGCATTTCCGATGCGGCCGTCGTCCC CATGAAAGATGAGGCCGCGGGAGAAGTTCCGGTCGCCTTTGTTGTGAGATCAAATGGATGGGTAATTTCCGAGGATGAGATTAAACAGTTTATTTCTAAACAG GTGATATACTACAAGAGAATAAATCGCGTATTTTTCATCGATGCGATTCCCAAGTCTCCATCAGGCAAAATATTGAGAAAGGATCTCAGAGCAAGATTAGCAGCTGGTGTTTAA
- the LOC142556101 gene encoding very-long-chain aldehyde decarbonylase CER3-like gives MSEKEKEGKMSSENKRVCSPNKRDAPFFPWPWENLDNFKYLLYGPLIAKVVYSIYKDEMMKGAWCLHILILFGLRALVHQLWSTFSNMLFLNRTRRIDQRGVDFKQIDAEWHWDNFLILQIIVASLLYLSFPSLASLPIWNTRGVLCCLILHIGISEPLFYWMHRLLHSPDLFQRYHWLHHSSKITNPFTAGHTTFLEQLLLCMVVGIPTLGTAFLGYASITMMYGYLLLFDFLRCLGHCNVEVFPHRLFEAIPILKYLIYTPTYHSLHHTEMRSNFCLFMPLYDKLWNTIDAKYWASHQEICSRTSSRVPDFVFLAHVVDVMSAMHAPFVFRSFSSIPFSNKFFLFPMWPCTFLAMLVMWAKSKTFLFSFYNLRGKLHQTWAVPRFGFQYFLPFAANGINNHIEDAILTADKLGVKVISLAALNKNEGLNGGGTLFTSKHPDLKVRVVHGNTLTAAVILHEIPQDVDEVFLTGATSKLGRAIALYLAQRKVKVMMLTLSTERFMKIQKELPAECQKYLVQVTKHQAAKNCKTWIIGKWATPREQYWAPSGTHFHQFVVPPVIPFRRDCTYGKLAAMKLPDEVEGLGSCEYTLERGIVHACHAGGLVHFLEGWKHHEVGAIYVDQIDIVWEAALKHGLKPL, from the exons ATGtctgaaaaagaaaaagagggaAAGATGTCATCAGAAAACAAGAGAGTTTGCAGTCCAAACAAAAGGGATGCTCCATTTTTTCCTTGGCCATGGGAGAATTTGGATAATTTCAAG TATTTGCTGTATGGACCTTTAATAGCAAAAGTCGTGTATTCTATCTACAAAGATGAAATGATGAAAGGTGCTTGGTGCTTGCATATTCTTATCTTGTTTGGACTTAGAGCACTTGTTCATCAGCTATGGAGCACTTTCAGTAATATGCTTTTCCTTAATCGTACGCGGCGAATCGATCAACGAGGCGTGGATTTTAAACAAATCGATGCGGAGTGGCATTG GGATAATTTCCTGATTCTTCAAATTATTGTGGCTTCATTGttgtacttgagtttcccttCCTTGGCTAGTCTTCCAATCTGGAACACGAGGGGTGTTCTATGTTGCCTGATTCTCCACATAGGAATATCGGAACCATTGTTTTATTGGATGCACAGATTATTGCACTCTCCCGATTTATTTCAACGGTACCATTGGCTGCATCATAGCTCTAAAATTACTAATCCTTTCACAG CCGGGCACACAACATTCTTGGAGCAGCTGTTGCTATGTATGGTTGTGGGGATTCCGACTTTGGGAACCGCCTTTCTTGGTTATGCATCGATAACTATGATGTATGGTTATCTTTTGCTGTTCGATTTTCTTCGATGTTTGGGACACTGCAATGTTGAAGTATTTCCTCATCGCCTTTTCGAGGCCATCCCTATTCTGAAGTACCTGATCTACACACCAAC ATACCACAGCCTTCATCACACGGAGATGAGGTCTAATTTTTGCCTCTTTATGCCTCTTTATGATAAGTTATGGAATACAATAGATGCAAAATATTGGGCTTCTCATCAAGAAATCTGCTCCAGGACAA GTAGCAGGGTACCGGATTTTGTGTTTCTAGCACACGTTGTAGATGTGATGTCAGCAATGCACGCACCCTTTGTTTTCCGATCATTTAGCTCGATACCTTTTAGCAACAAGTTTTTTTTGTTTCCAATGTGGCCTTGTACATTTTTGGCAATGCTTGTCATGTGGGCCAAGTCAAAGACTTTCTTGTTTAGCTTTTACAATCTCAGAGGGAAACTGCACCAAACTTGGGCAGTGCCAAGATTCGGTTTTCAG TATTTCCTACCTTTTGCTGCAAATGGCATCAATAACCATATTGAAGATGCCATCCTCACGGCTGATAAGCTTGGAGTTAAAGTCATCAGCCTTGCTGCATTAAACAAG AATGAAGGTCTAAACGGAGGTGGAACACTCTTTACTTCGAAGCATCCTGATCTTAAAGTCAGAGTGGTTCATGGGAACACCTTGACGGCTGCAGTGATCCTACATGAGATTCCTCAAGACGTTGATGAGGTTTTCTTAACAGGGGCGACCTCTAAACTTGGCAGGGCTATCGCCCTTTATCTTGCTCAACGCAAGGTTAAAGTTATG ATGCTAACACTGTCGAcagagagattcatgaagattcaGAAAGAATTACCAGCGGAGTGCCAAAAATACTTAGTACAGGTTACCAAGCATCAAGCAGCTAAGAACTGTAAG ACATGGATCATCGGCAAATGGGCAACGCCACGTGAACAGTATTGGGCTCCATCAGGAACACATTTTCACCAGTTTGTAGTTCCACCCGTTATTCCATTCAGGAGAGACTGCACTTATGGGAAGCTTGCCGCAATGAAACTCCCTGACGAAGTCGAGGGACTGGGATCATGTGAG TATACATTGGAACGAGGCATAGTTCATGCTTGCCATGCTGGTGGGTTGGTTCATTTTCTTGAAGGGTGGAAACATCATGAAGTTGGGGCAATCTATGTTGATCAGATTGATATTGTGTGGGAGGCCGCACTCAAGCATGGACTCAAGCCGTTATAG
- the LOC142556103 gene encoding uncharacterized protein LOC142556103 produces the protein MVNFSKSRLPYLSILLLLLASAHNSQAQTKNEVKTKVYYSPKIELEPGMVSNKNYPSIDFPQGHVAIKSFDAEIVDQDGKSVPLNQIYLHHWIVDKYFQPTLNSSLPPIFGNISGVCSGNALIQYFGSGAETRRTPSAVPDPYGIVVGNPSDAPAGYEEKWLLNVHVIDTRGVVDKVGCLECTCELYNVTRDGNGELLPPDYYGGLSCCLDGSRCRMEEGYNKSGNITYYLKYTVRYLEWDTSIVPVRVFVLDVTDIVTKVNNSQGIVYRHDCQVEYQVKSCSSIIDLAKTRCIDTKSVSFTLPRGGNLVYGVGHQHVGGVGIALYGQGGRDLCTSIPKYGRGHKPGNEAGYVVGMSTCYPKPGSLKISDGETLTLVSKYSSARRHAGVMGLFNILLAD, from the exons ATGGTCAACTTTTCAAAATCCCGGCTGCCATACCTgtccatccttcttcttctccTAGCTTCAGCACATAACTCACAAGCCCAAACCAAAAATGAAGTCAAAACCAAAGTGTACTACTCACCAAAAATCGAGTTGGAACCAGGCATGGTTTCCAACAAAAACTACCCGAGCATCGATTTCCCCCAAGGCCACGTCGCCATCAAGAGCTTCGACGCCGAAATAGTCGACCAAGATGGAAAATCGGTCCCTCTCAACCAAATTTATCTGCACCATTGGATCGTTGACAAATATTTCCAACCCACTCTTAACTCCAGCCTCCCACCGATTTTCGGGAACATTAGTGGAGTGTGCAGCGGTAATGCTCTCATACAGTATTTTGGATCCGGGGCTGAGACACGGAGGACCCCGAGCGCCGTGCCGGATCCTTATGGTATTGTCGTCGGCAATCCGTCGGATGCTCCCGCGGGGTATGAGGAGAAATGGTTGCTCAATGTGCACGTTATCGACACTCGAGGGGTGGTGGATAAAGTAGGATGTCTCGAGTGTACGTGCGAGCTGTACAACGTGACGAGAGACGGAAACGGTGAGCTCTTGCCTCCCGACTACTACGGTGGGTTGAGCTGTTGCCTTGATGGGAGTAGGTGCAGGATGGAGGAAGGGTATAACAAGAGTGGCAATATAACCTATTATTTGAAATATACGGTGAGGTATTTGGAATGGGATACATCCATCGTGCCTGTTCGAGTCTTTGTTCTCGATGTAACAGATATCGTGACAAAGGTTAACAATTCACAAGGGATCGTTTATCGACATGACTGTCAG GTTGAGTATCAAGTAAAATCTTGCTCCAGCATTATCGATTTGGCTAAGACTCGTTGCATTGACACAAAATCCGTGAGTTTTACTTTACCAAGAGGCGGCAATCTCGTATATGGAGTTGGGCATCAGCATGTAGGAGGCGTGGGTATTGCCCTCTATGGACAG GGAGGAAGAGATCTATGTACGTCGATTCCAAAATACGGGAGAGGACATAAACCTGGAAACGAAGCTGGCTACGTTGTGGGAATGTCGACCTGTTACCCTAAACCAGGCTCACTCAAAATTAGTGATGGGGAAACTCTGACGCTCGTATCTAAATACAGCAGTGCAAGAAGACATGCAGGAGTCATGGGACTCTTTAACATCTTGCTTGCTGATTGA